Proteins from a genomic interval of Scatophagus argus isolate fScaArg1 chromosome 6, fScaArg1.pri, whole genome shotgun sequence:
- the LOC124060657 gene encoding interferon-induced protein with tetratricopeptide repeats 1-like isoform X1 gives MSAAHSQTTLKSKLDALECHFTWDLDPSRSKLLRFRDKLKDIGTEEGNSWLGHIYNLRGYIQYRLDLTEDAQSLFSAAAEALRQTRRADSAEGPWLVVNYGNLAWLHHRLGKQAESLAYLSKVDDLMKKYPSPSQDELHPEIYAEKAWTLMKFSTDKKMLAADYFERAIKMQPDMVEWRTSHALALVSAFKHSDTGLEADILEKMRMAKEQDPDNLYLAVHYLDQRAKKGDRVEDEARELAQKVLRNPVSSYCGMKAILRVYRHYVSVDEAIDLAEEALRNHPDERYLKRCAALCYKWKIIFFSDSRPNQSTIDRAISLHKEVISLYPHSSLVKKIDLANIYAKSHRSQARAEQMYQELLKGDLEPADKQMLYNSYAKYLNFDRKDRHMSIQYHMKAAEIREQSFFRDNSIKVLEKIRDRSRNRMCREIEAFLANLQEP, from the coding sequence TTTACGTTTCAGGGACAAGTTGAAGGACATTGGAACTGAGGAGGGAAACAGCTGGCTGGGGCACATTTACAACCTGCGGGGGTACATTCAGTACAGGCTGGACTTAACCGAAGACGCCCAGAGTTTGTTCAGCGCGGCTGCAGAGGCCCTCCGCCAAACAAGAAGAGCAGACTCGGCTGAGGGTCCCTGGTTAGTGGTCAACTATGGGAACCTGGCTTGGCTGCACCATCGCCTGGGCAAACAAGCAGAGAGTCTGGCTTACCTGTCAAAGGTGGACGATCTGATGAAAAAATATCCATCTCCGTCTCAGGACGAGCTCCATCCAGAGATCTACGCTGAAAAAGCCTGGACCCTGATGAAGTTCAGTACAGACAAAAAGATGTTGGCCGCAGATTACTTCGAGAGAGCCATCAAGATGCAGCCAGACATGGTGGAGTGGCGCACCAGCCATGCCTTAGCATTAGTCAGTGCCTTTAAGCACAGCGACACAGGGCTGGAGGCTGACATCTTAGAGAAAATGAGAATGGCCAAGGAACAGGATCCAGACAACTTGTACCTCGCTGTTCACTACCTCGACCAGCGTGCTAAGAAAGGAGACCGAGTTGAAGATGAAGCCCGGGAGTTAGCTCAAAAGGTTCTGAGAAATCCTGTCAGCAGCTACTGTGGCATGAAAGCAATACTAAGGGTTTACAGACACTATGTGTCTGTTGATGAGGCCATTGATTTGGCAGAGGAGGCTCTGAGAAACCATCCAGATGAACGTTACCTGAAGAGATGTGCTGCACTCTGCTACAAATGGaagatcatttttttcagcGATAGTCGCCCAAACCAGAGCACCATCGACAGAGCAATCAGTCTCCACAAGGAGGTGATTTCTCTTTACCCTCATTCTTCACTTGTGAAGAAAATAGATCTCGCAAATATATACGCAAAGTCACATCGCAGCCAGGCTAGAGCTGAGCAGATGTACCAGGAGCTGCTGAAAGGCGATCTAgaacctgcagacaaacagatgcTTTACAACAGTTACgcaaaatatttaaactttGATAGAAAGGATCGGCACATGTCAATACAGTATCACATGAAGGCAGCAGAGATACGCGAACAGTCCTTCTTTCGTGACAACAGCATCAAAGTTCTGGAGAAGATTAGAGACAGAAGCAGGAACCGAATGTGTAGAGAAATTGAGGCGTTTCTGGCCAACCTGCAAGAGCCTTAA
- the prpf38a gene encoding pre-mRNA-splicing factor 38A, translated as MANRTVKDANSIHGTNPQYLVEKIIRTRIYESKYWKEECFGLTAELVVDKAMELKFVGGVYGGNIKPTPFLCLTLKMLQIQPEKDIIVEFIKNEDFKYVRLLGAMYMRLTGTAVDCYKYLEPLYNDYRKIKSQNRNGEFELMHVDEYIDELLHSERMCDIILPRLQKRHVLEEAEMLDPRISALEEDLDEVESSEEEDEEEEKPERLQTPEPHRRSYRDNDRPRRSPSPRYRRSRSPRRRSRSPKRRSPSPRRDRHRSKSPRRHRSRSRDRRHRSKSPGHHRSHRHRSHSKSPERSSKKSHKKSRRGNE; from the exons ATGGCGAACAGAACCGTTAAAGATGCCAACAGTATACACGGCACTAACCCGCAGTATCTGGTGGAGAAAATCATCCGGACTCGAATCTACGAGTCCAAGTACTGGAAGGAGGAGTGTTTCGGTCTGACCG ctgagctgGTTGTGGACAAAGCCATGGAGCTGAAGTTTGTTGGTGGAGTTTATGGTGGAAACATCAAGCCCACTCCCTTCCTCTGCCTCACGCTGAAGATGCTGCAGATTCAGCCTGAGAAAGACATCATCGTCGAGTTCATCAAAAACGAAGATTTCAA ATACGTTCGTTTGCTTGGAGCCATGTACATGAGGTTAACCGGCACCGCAGTGGATTGTTACAAATACCTGGAGCCGCTCTACAACGACTACAGAAAAATCAAGAGTCAGAACAGAAACGGCG AGTTTGAGTTGATGCATGTGGACGAGTATATCGACGAGCTTCTTCATTCAGAGCGGATGTGTGACATCATTCTGCCCCGACTTCAG aagAGACATGTCCTCGAGGAGGCTGAGATGTTGGACCCACGCATCAGCGCTCTGGAGGAAGACCTGGATGAAGTGGagagcagtgaagaagaagatgaggaagaagagaag CCGGAGAGACTCCAGACCCCCGAGCCACACAGACGCAGTTACCGTGACAACGACAGACCTCGTCGATCTCCATCGCCGCGTTACAGACGCAGTCGCTCGCCCAGACG GAGGAGTCGGTCTCCAAAGAGGCGAAG CCCGTCGCCCCGGAGAGACCGCCATCGCAGCAAGAGCCCTCGCCGCCATCGCAGCCGGTCCAGAGACAGACGCCACCGCTCCAAATCCCCAG GTCACCACAGAAGCCACAGACATCGCAGCCACTCCAAGTCTCCCGAGAG GAGTTCAAAAAAGAGTCACAAGAAGAGTCGAAGAGGAAACGAAtga
- the orc1 gene encoding origin recognition complex subunit 1 isoform X2, whose product MKYLTRRRLRREYRWCGEAVSVNRKLKTYEYHSLAISVQGLPRTTVIHIGQHILIEGDDEDNPYVAKVLKLVGDESGKQKKAVVQWFVRVSEVPLSKLKLLGREPHPQEIFYYQGRSCDDEVDAESILRPVQVKHLDEAAPFPHSEDKDTLYVKLSWDSKTFHAVDALDSSPPPCPKPSLPPSPPCSPPAAAPGASASRAPSRRALPTPDLAVMRRALSGEARYSRATMSAGRAGTAEAESLHSATKLSASKCLSARRKDATARTPGVRKKLQLSSPDKSSMMREDVLSQLLDEDLESEVMLAQRLSSSPPQTLPLTHSLTPLRQAQRAPAAQEAFPLKTAAVVLNKMNSPPSSARDDSARATTPSRKKEAKTLKEPALAVLAEVDHENSPLLPVTTTPRSSKRKSAQVVSSRIRKQLNLLDNQQDLNSDGEDEDEFVPSKKELHSSSEDDEEEEAVLDSDEEVLLKKGRRSASGSATLRSKQKTRSSTRTPRKTPNKKIAPGTPRTPHHATPSIPSRSLPVRQPAGVLEEARTRLHVSSVPESLPCREQEFQDIYSFVESKIVDGTGGCMYISGVPGTGKTATVHEVMRCLQHAADMDEIPPFHFIEINGMKMTDPHQAYVQILQKLTGQKATADHAAALLEKRFSNPAPRKEATVLLVDELDLLWTRKQNVMYNLFDWPTRRHARLVVLTIANTMDLPERIMINRVASRLGLTRLSFQPYSFKQLQQIITSRLNKVKAFEEDALQLVSRKVAALSGDARRCLDICRRATEICEHSAADPSATGLVGMSHVMEALNEMFSSAYITAIKCASVQEQLFLRAVMAEFRRLGLEEATFQQVFVQHQALCRVEGLQPVGVSEGLAVCQRLGACRLLLLESSRLGLLQRVRLNVSQDDVLYALKAD is encoded by the exons ATGAAGTACCTGACCAGGCGGAGGCTCAGGCGGGAGTACCGGTGGTGCGGGGAGGCTGTGAGCGtcaacaggaagctgaaaaCATACGAATATCA CTCTTTGGCCATCAGCGTGCAGGGTCTCCCGAGGACCACCGTCATTCACATCGGCCAGCACATCCTCATAGAGGGAGACGACGAGGACAACCCGTATGTGGCCAAAGTCCTCAAGCTGGTTGGTGACG AGAGCGGGAAGCAGAAGAAggcggtggtgcagtggtttgtgCGTGTGTCTGAAGTGCCTTTGAGCAAACTGAAGCTGCTGGGCAGAGAGCCTCACCCACAGGAGATCTTCTACTATCAGGGCCGCAGCTGTGACGACGAGGTGGACGCCGAGTCCATCCTCAGACCTGTGCAG GTGAAGCACCTGGATGAAGCAGCTCCGTTTCCACACTCTGAGGACAAAGACACTCTGTATGTGAAGCTGTCCTGGGACTCCAAGACCTTCCACGCAGTGGACGCTCTAgattcctctcctcctccttgtcctaAACCTTCCCTCCCCCCCTCGCCCCCCTGCTCCCCGCCTGCAGCGGCTCCAGGGGCTTCAGCATCTCGAGCGCCCTCCCGACGCGCCCTGCCGACTCCGGACCTCGCCGTCATGCGCCGGGCCTTGTCGGGGGAGGCGAGATACAGCAGGGCCACCATGAGCGCGGGCCGTGCCGGCACCGCTGAAGCCGAGTCGCTGCACTCCGCCACCAAACTGTCAGCCTCAAAATGTCTGAGCGCCAGGAGGAAGGACGCCACGGCCAGGACGCCCGGAGTCCGCAAgaaactgcagctcagca GTCCGGACAAGAGTTCAATGATGCGTGAGGACGTCCTGAGTCAGCTGCTGGACGAGGACTTGGAGTCGGAGGTGATGTTGGCTCAAAGGCTGTCGTCCTCCCCTCCTCAGACCCTGCCCCTCACCCACAGCCTCACCCCCCTCAGGCAGGCCCAAAGAGCCCCCGCCGCTCAAGAGGCTTTCCCCTTGAAAACTGCCGCCGTTGTCCTCAACAAGATGAACAGTCCTCCGTCGTCGGCCAGGGACGACTCCGCCAG AGCGACCACTCCTTCTCGAAAGAAAGAAGCCAAAACCCTGAAGGAACCTGCCCTGGCAGTGCT GGCTGAAGTGGATCACGAAAACTCGCCGCTCCTGCCGGTCACTACCACCCCAAGGAGCTCCAAGAGGAAGTCAGCCCAGGTGGTGTCGTCTCGCATCAGGAAACAGCT GAACCTTCTGGACAACCAGCAGGATCTGAACTCAGATGGCGAGGATGAGGACGAGTTTGTTCCCTCCAAGAAAGAgctgcacagcagcagtgaggatgatgaggaagaggaggcagtaCTGGATAGTGATGAGGAAGTGCTGTTGAAGAAGGGCAGGCGTTCTGCGTCAGGGTCTGCTACTCTGCGTTCAAAGCAGAAAACCCGCTCCTCGACCAGAACGCCGCGGAAAACTCCCAACAAGAAg ATCGCACCCGGCACGCCACGGACACCTCATCACGCTACTCCCAGCATCCCCAGCAGGTCACTGCCTGTCCGACAGCCGGCTGGTGTTCTGGAGGAAGCTCGAACGAG GCTGCACGTGTCCTCGGTGCCGGAGTCTCTGCCCTGCAGAGAGCAGGAGTTTCAGGACATCTACAGCTTTGTGGAAAGCAAGATTGTCGACGGAACTGGGGG GTGTATGTACATCTCAGGTGTGCCAGGCACAGGCAAAACGGCCACAGTCCACGAGGTGATGCGCTGCCTGCAGCACGCCGCCGACATGGACGAGATTCCTCCTTTCCACTTCATCGAGATCAACGGGATGAAGATGACGGATCCTCATCAGGCCTACGTCCAGATCCTGCAG AAGCTGACGGGGCAGAAGGCCACGGCCGACCACGCGGCGGCTCTGCTGGAGAAGAGATTCAGTAACCCTGCGCCCAGGAAGGAGGCCACCGTGCTGCTGGTGGACGAA CTGGACCTGCTGTGGACCAGGAAGCAGAACGTGATGTACAACCTGTTCGACTGGCCCACGCGGCGTCACGCCCGCCTGGTGGTGCTGACCATCGCCAACACCATGGACCTGCCGGAGAGGATCATGATCAACAGAGTGGCCAGCAGACTG GGTTTGACCAGGCTGTCGTTCCAGCCGTACAGCTtcaagcagctgcagcagatcatCACGTCGAGGCTGAACAAGGTGAAGGCCTTCGAGGAGGACGCCCTCCAGCTCGTGTCCAGGAAG GTGGCCGCTCTGTCGGGCGACGCTCGCCGATGTTTGGACATCTGTCGCCGGGCGACGGAGATCTGCGAGCACTCCGCCGCCGACCCTTCTGCCACAGGATTGGTGGGAATGAGTCACGTGATGGAGGCCCTCAACGAGATGTTTTCCTCCGCCTACATCACTGCCATCAA gtgtGCGTCAGTGCAGGAGCAGCTCTTCCTCAGGGCAGTCATGGCTGAGTTTCGGAGGCTGGGATTGGAGGAGGCCACCTTCCAACAG GTGTTTGTGCAGCACCAGGCTCTGTGTCGGGTGGAGGGTCTGCAGCCCGTCGGTGTGTCCGAGGGTCTGGCGGTGTGTCAGCGTCTGGGAGCCTGCAGGTTACTGCTGTTGGAGTCCAGCCGCCTGGGACTTCTGCAGCGTGTGCGGCTCAACGTGAGCCAGGACGACGTGCTGTACGCCCTGAAGGCTGACTGA
- the orc1 gene encoding origin recognition complex subunit 1 isoform X1, which produces MKYLTRRRLRREYRWCGEAVSVNRKLKTYEYHSLAISVQGLPRTTVIHIGQHILIEGDDEDNPYVAKVLKLVGDESGKQKKAVVQWFVRVSEVPLSKLKLLGREPHPQEIFYYQGRSCDDEVDAESILRPVQVKHLDEAAPFPHSEDKDTLYVKLSWDSKTFHAVDALDSSPPPCPKPSLPPSPPCSPPAAAPGASASRAPSRRALPTPDLAVMRRALSGEARYSRATMSAGRAGTAEAESLHSATKLSASKCLSARRKDATARTPGVRKKLQLSSPDKSSMMREDVLSQLLDEDLESEVMLAQRLSSSPPQTLPLTHSLTPLRQAQRAPAAQEAFPLKTAAVVLNKMNSPPSSARDDSARELLDKSPQQGDAMEAGVYMPRRRNSTPCRKYTTRGQKATTPSRKKEAKTLKEPALAVLAEVDHENSPLLPVTTTPRSSKRKSAQVVSSRIRKQLNLLDNQQDLNSDGEDEDEFVPSKKELHSSSEDDEEEEAVLDSDEEVLLKKGRRSASGSATLRSKQKTRSSTRTPRKTPNKKIAPGTPRTPHHATPSIPSRSLPVRQPAGVLEEARTRLHVSSVPESLPCREQEFQDIYSFVESKIVDGTGGCMYISGVPGTGKTATVHEVMRCLQHAADMDEIPPFHFIEINGMKMTDPHQAYVQILQKLTGQKATADHAAALLEKRFSNPAPRKEATVLLVDELDLLWTRKQNVMYNLFDWPTRRHARLVVLTIANTMDLPERIMINRVASRLGLTRLSFQPYSFKQLQQIITSRLNKVKAFEEDALQLVSRKVAALSGDARRCLDICRRATEICEHSAADPSATGLVGMSHVMEALNEMFSSAYITAIKCASVQEQLFLRAVMAEFRRLGLEEATFQQVFVQHQALCRVEGLQPVGVSEGLAVCQRLGACRLLLLESSRLGLLQRVRLNVSQDDVLYALKAD; this is translated from the exons ATGAAGTACCTGACCAGGCGGAGGCTCAGGCGGGAGTACCGGTGGTGCGGGGAGGCTGTGAGCGtcaacaggaagctgaaaaCATACGAATATCA CTCTTTGGCCATCAGCGTGCAGGGTCTCCCGAGGACCACCGTCATTCACATCGGCCAGCACATCCTCATAGAGGGAGACGACGAGGACAACCCGTATGTGGCCAAAGTCCTCAAGCTGGTTGGTGACG AGAGCGGGAAGCAGAAGAAggcggtggtgcagtggtttgtgCGTGTGTCTGAAGTGCCTTTGAGCAAACTGAAGCTGCTGGGCAGAGAGCCTCACCCACAGGAGATCTTCTACTATCAGGGCCGCAGCTGTGACGACGAGGTGGACGCCGAGTCCATCCTCAGACCTGTGCAG GTGAAGCACCTGGATGAAGCAGCTCCGTTTCCACACTCTGAGGACAAAGACACTCTGTATGTGAAGCTGTCCTGGGACTCCAAGACCTTCCACGCAGTGGACGCTCTAgattcctctcctcctccttgtcctaAACCTTCCCTCCCCCCCTCGCCCCCCTGCTCCCCGCCTGCAGCGGCTCCAGGGGCTTCAGCATCTCGAGCGCCCTCCCGACGCGCCCTGCCGACTCCGGACCTCGCCGTCATGCGCCGGGCCTTGTCGGGGGAGGCGAGATACAGCAGGGCCACCATGAGCGCGGGCCGTGCCGGCACCGCTGAAGCCGAGTCGCTGCACTCCGCCACCAAACTGTCAGCCTCAAAATGTCTGAGCGCCAGGAGGAAGGACGCCACGGCCAGGACGCCCGGAGTCCGCAAgaaactgcagctcagca GTCCGGACAAGAGTTCAATGATGCGTGAGGACGTCCTGAGTCAGCTGCTGGACGAGGACTTGGAGTCGGAGGTGATGTTGGCTCAAAGGCTGTCGTCCTCCCCTCCTCAGACCCTGCCCCTCACCCACAGCCTCACCCCCCTCAGGCAGGCCCAAAGAGCCCCCGCCGCTCAAGAGGCTTTCCCCTTGAAAACTGCCGCCGTTGTCCTCAACAAGATGAACAGTCCTCCGTCGTCGGCCAGGGACGACTCCGCCAG GGAGCTGCTGGATAAAAGTCCTCAGCAGGGTGATGCGATGGAGGCAGGGGTTTACATGCCCAGAAGACGAAACAGCACACCCTGCAGAAAGTacaccaccagggggcagaa AGCGACCACTCCTTCTCGAAAGAAAGAAGCCAAAACCCTGAAGGAACCTGCCCTGGCAGTGCT GGCTGAAGTGGATCACGAAAACTCGCCGCTCCTGCCGGTCACTACCACCCCAAGGAGCTCCAAGAGGAAGTCAGCCCAGGTGGTGTCGTCTCGCATCAGGAAACAGCT GAACCTTCTGGACAACCAGCAGGATCTGAACTCAGATGGCGAGGATGAGGACGAGTTTGTTCCCTCCAAGAAAGAgctgcacagcagcagtgaggatgatgaggaagaggaggcagtaCTGGATAGTGATGAGGAAGTGCTGTTGAAGAAGGGCAGGCGTTCTGCGTCAGGGTCTGCTACTCTGCGTTCAAAGCAGAAAACCCGCTCCTCGACCAGAACGCCGCGGAAAACTCCCAACAAGAAg ATCGCACCCGGCACGCCACGGACACCTCATCACGCTACTCCCAGCATCCCCAGCAGGTCACTGCCTGTCCGACAGCCGGCTGGTGTTCTGGAGGAAGCTCGAACGAG GCTGCACGTGTCCTCGGTGCCGGAGTCTCTGCCCTGCAGAGAGCAGGAGTTTCAGGACATCTACAGCTTTGTGGAAAGCAAGATTGTCGACGGAACTGGGGG GTGTATGTACATCTCAGGTGTGCCAGGCACAGGCAAAACGGCCACAGTCCACGAGGTGATGCGCTGCCTGCAGCACGCCGCCGACATGGACGAGATTCCTCCTTTCCACTTCATCGAGATCAACGGGATGAAGATGACGGATCCTCATCAGGCCTACGTCCAGATCCTGCAG AAGCTGACGGGGCAGAAGGCCACGGCCGACCACGCGGCGGCTCTGCTGGAGAAGAGATTCAGTAACCCTGCGCCCAGGAAGGAGGCCACCGTGCTGCTGGTGGACGAA CTGGACCTGCTGTGGACCAGGAAGCAGAACGTGATGTACAACCTGTTCGACTGGCCCACGCGGCGTCACGCCCGCCTGGTGGTGCTGACCATCGCCAACACCATGGACCTGCCGGAGAGGATCATGATCAACAGAGTGGCCAGCAGACTG GGTTTGACCAGGCTGTCGTTCCAGCCGTACAGCTtcaagcagctgcagcagatcatCACGTCGAGGCTGAACAAGGTGAAGGCCTTCGAGGAGGACGCCCTCCAGCTCGTGTCCAGGAAG GTGGCCGCTCTGTCGGGCGACGCTCGCCGATGTTTGGACATCTGTCGCCGGGCGACGGAGATCTGCGAGCACTCCGCCGCCGACCCTTCTGCCACAGGATTGGTGGGAATGAGTCACGTGATGGAGGCCCTCAACGAGATGTTTTCCTCCGCCTACATCACTGCCATCAA gtgtGCGTCAGTGCAGGAGCAGCTCTTCCTCAGGGCAGTCATGGCTGAGTTTCGGAGGCTGGGATTGGAGGAGGCCACCTTCCAACAG GTGTTTGTGCAGCACCAGGCTCTGTGTCGGGTGGAGGGTCTGCAGCCCGTCGGTGTGTCCGAGGGTCTGGCGGTGTGTCAGCGTCTGGGAGCCTGCAGGTTACTGCTGTTGGAGTCCAGCCGCCTGGGACTTCTGCAGCGTGTGCGGCTCAACGTGAGCCAGGACGACGTGCTGTACGCCCTGAAGGCTGACTGA